A region of Mycoplasmopsis bovirhinis DNA encodes the following proteins:
- a CDS encoding MAGa7180 family putative nuclease: MEKVNRKYYNNLHYTIDWENSVICLKDEFYNELKTFDKWKGFKKIGGSSVGDILIKGDIFKSDFKAYCHITRIKMPVLSKKYINAGVILEPKIFEVLRNQYKDLEIQNFVASEVNYDYFEGIDQVISGVPDGYIPKLQTILEIKTAGEKKYDLWANNGIDPSYRKQAQLYAYLMSKKLNQQITKYAIVAAFLKEDLTKHINDYLNPQDVDLNQRKIKVYPFHVNQNEVLDDISYVKNWYQKYTNQKTSPKFNSSIHSDDLEYLACSSPEEWIKLLDKWKSLKKADIDVKP, translated from the coding sequence ATGGAAAAAGTAAATCGTAAATATTATAATAACCTTCATTATACAATTGACTGAGAAAACTCAGTCATTTGTCTTAAGGATGAATTTTATAATGAGTTGAAAACCTTTGATAAATGAAAAGGTTTTAAGAAAATAGGCGGTAGCTCGGTAGGCGACATTTTAATTAAAGGTGATATCTTTAAAAGCGATTTTAAAGCCTATTGCCACATCACCAGAATTAAAATGCCAGTTTTAAGTAAAAAATATATTAATGCTGGGGTTATTTTAGAACCTAAGATCTTTGAGGTATTACGTAACCAATATAAAGATTTAGAGATTCAAAACTTTGTGGCTAGCGAAGTAAATTATGATTATTTTGAAGGAATTGATCAAGTTATTAGTGGGGTTCCTGATGGTTATATTCCAAAATTGCAAACAATTTTGGAAATCAAAACAGCAGGCGAAAAGAAATATGATTTATGAGCTAATAATGGTATTGACCCTTCATACCGTAAACAAGCACAATTATATGCTTATTTAATGAGTAAAAAATTAAATCAACAAATTACTAAATATGCTATTGTTGCAGCTTTTTTAAAAGAAGATTTAACTAAGCATATTAATGATTATTTAAATCCACAAGATGTTGATTTAAACCAACGAAAAATAAAAGTATATCCATTTCATGTTAACCAAAACGAAGTTTTGGATGATATTAGTTATGTAAAAAATTGATACCAAAAATACACGAATCAAAAAACCTCACCGAAATTTAACAGCTCAATTCATAGCGATGATTTAGAATATTTGGCTTGTTCTAGTCCTGAGGAATGAATTAAACTTTTAGATAAATGAAAAAGTTTGAAAAAAGCTGATATAGATGTTAAACCTTAA
- a CDS encoding PTS glucose transporter subunit IIA, producing the protein MSNQNSTCTCKPFFGCVCNQEVPAKVIEIINAFGGIHNINAFSNSVSELRYDVKDLTKVSSQNLKALGASRVEVFEATKHIQADFGSVTEELNFEIRKYAQILVKQEPKDTNTRGKLNNAQNSIKTANLEHLNVLAPVSGEILPLTSLNDGIFSEGLVGAGLVIKLKENSGKLKLVAPFDGKITMLPASKNQFLFTNSHGVELVIVIGLDSYKLNGIGINLLAHVNSEVAAGQNLFELDLDQFANEKIDTRIIICTSYSSSLTKIVNQATEAKTGSSLFDLV; encoded by the coding sequence ATGTCAAACCAAAATAGTACATGTACTTGCAAACCATTTTTTGGATGTGTTTGTAACCAAGAAGTTCCAGCTAAAGTAATCGAAATTATTAATGCCTTTGGTGGAATTCATAATATTAATGCATTTAGTAATTCAGTTTCTGAATTACGTTATGATGTTAAAGATCTTACTAAAGTTTCAAGCCAAAATTTAAAAGCTTTAGGAGCTTCAAGAGTTGAAGTTTTTGAAGCAACAAAACATATTCAAGCTGACTTTGGCAGTGTTACAGAGGAATTGAATTTTGAAATACGTAAATATGCTCAAATTTTAGTTAAACAAGAGCCAAAAGATACAAATACTCGTGGAAAGTTAAATAATGCTCAAAACAGCATAAAAACAGCTAATTTAGAGCACTTAAATGTCTTAGCTCCTGTTTCAGGAGAAATATTACCCTTAACTTCATTAAATGATGGAATTTTTTCTGAAGGATTAGTAGGAGCAGGATTAGTTATTAAACTAAAAGAAAATTCTGGTAAACTTAAGCTTGTTGCACCTTTTGATGGTAAAATAACCATGCTCCCAGCAAGTAAAAACCAATTCTTGTTTACTAATTCACATGGAGTTGAATTAGTAATTGTCATTGGCTTAGATAGTTATAAACTAAATGGAATTGGAATTAATTTGCTTGCCCATGTTAATAGTGAAGTTGCAGCAGGACAAAACTTATTTGAATTAGATTTAGATCAATTTGCTAATGAGAAAATTGATACTAGAATTATCATTTGCACTTCATATTCTTCAAGTTTAACTAAGATTGTAAACCAAGCAACTGAAGCAAAAACTGGATCAAGTTTATTTGATTTAGTATAA